The window CGGAGTTTTTACGGTTTTCTTTCGCTTTTTAACTTTTCAGTAAGTTTTTCAATGAAAGGCTAAAAAGCGAAAGATATAAAAGTCGTGATAGATCTTGATGTTTCGATGTGTTCGCGACTTTGTTTACGTCAGAGGAGCGGATTAAATAAGTAGAAAAGCCTTTCAAAGAAACGGTTTCTCAGATTCCTTTTTTCCCATTCTTCCAATTCAACGGGATGAGAAGAATCAATATAGGATTGCTGTAATTCGGATAGTTGTTGAGTGAAGTGCACATCATCAACGGCAAGCGTCACTTCAAAGTTCAGCCACAAGCTGCGCATGTCGATATTGACCGTTCCGATCAAGCAGAACTCTTCATCGATGACTACTGACTTGGTATGAAGAAGGCCTCCGTAAAACTCATAGATCTTGACGCCAGCTTCAAGCAGTTCGGTATAAAACGCGCGAGAAGCCCATTTGACCATCAAAGAGTCATTGTTGTGTGGAATGATCAGTTCAACGTTCACACCACGCTGCGCGGTCATTTTTAGTGTCTCTAATAAGTCGGCACTGGGTACAAAGTAGGGCGTAGTGATACGAACAGAGTGATTAGCCTGATTAATCGCAATGGTCAGCACTTGCAAGATCAAATATTCCGGCATACCCGGACCAGACGGAACCACTTGTACAGGGTGATGAGTCTTTATTTCTTCGACAGCACACTCAGGTAGATCTGGAAGAATGCGTACGCCCGTTTCAACTTCCCAATCCCAACCATGAATCGCAGATAAAACATTAACTGTTGGCCCAGTCACGCGCACCATGACGTCGATCCATTGACCAACACCTGAGCTCTGTTTGAAATGGGCAGGGTCAACCATATTCATTGAGCCTGTGTAGGCAATGGTCTCATCGATGACAATGATTTTACGGTGTTGCCTCAAATCGAGACGTCGTAAAAAAATACGCCAAGGGCTAACTTCTAATGCTTGCACAACGTGAACGCCAGCGTCTTTCATCATTGAATGCCAATGGCTTTTGAAGAAGCGAGGGCTACCTGCAGAATCGAGCAAAACTTTAACATCAACGCCGCGCTTCGCCGCTCGTATTAAAGCCGATGCGACTGAATCCGTTAGACCGCCAGGGTGCCAAATATAGAAAACCATTTTGATACTGGTTTGGGCATTTTCTATATCTTCGATAATTGCGTGTAGGATCTCATTGGGTGAAGATTGCAGAGAAAGTGTGTTTCCACTGAGCGCAGGAATGCCCATCCGGTTGTTACAAAGCTCATCGATCTTGTGGATAGGGGAGCCAACTTTACCGGGAAGGTGGAGCTGACAATCATTTAATTGTCGGAACCAATCACCAAAGGGAGTAAACATGCGATGTGCGCGCTCAGCCCTTTTTTTTCCTAGGTTTAGCTCACCGAAAAGGAAGTAACAAGCCACTCCGACAATCGGGATAATGTAGATAACCATCAGCCACGCGAGAGAAACACTCACAGAGCGTCGTTTTAGTACGACACGGAAAGTCACACCGGCTACGAGGATCCAGTACAAAGCAACAGAAGCCAAAGTTAAAAAATGGTAGAGCTTTTCCACATTGATTACTCGAAAAAAGAGACACTTAGATAGTAATGCTATTTTGCGGATATGGGAATTTAAGGAATCAACTATTTACAAATTAGAGCTAAAGCTGTAAACAGGTTATAGTTGTTAAGTTTTGGTTAACTTAAGACGAAAACGATTGTTTTGTATGAAAAGTCGGCATTTAACCATAAAAATTTACATTGGTAACGAAATATGTACGGTTCGCGCTTCCAATTTTATTCTTAAACTGGTTTACTTGCTATATAACGAGCGTCAATCAAATCTTTTAGGTGTGTAAATTTTTTTATACACCTTATCTTTTAAAGACGCCACCCAAAGCAAAACACAACATCACATAACACAAAAGTTTGGAGTACACGTGGCTACTAGTAATACAACCACAACACCCCGCGATACCTGGGGTTCGAAATTAGGATTCGTAATGGCTGCAGCAGGTTCTGCTGTTGGTTTAGGTAACATCTGGAAATTCCCATACACAGCAGGTGAAAGTGGCGGCGGTGCATTCGTTGCAATTTACCTGTTTTTTGTAATCTTCATTGGTTTCAGTGTCATGCTGACTGAATTTGCGATTGGCCGTCATACGCAAAAATCAGCAGTAGGTGCATTTAAATCGACTGACCGTCGTTGGACGTTCGCTGGTGTTATCGGCGTAGTCAGTGGTCTACTTATCATGGGTTTCTACCCTGTAGTAGGTGGCTGGTCTATCGCATACATCGGTAAGATTGCTGGTGGTCTACTGGACGCACCTGAAGCAATCGGCGACAGCTTCGGTGGCTTTATCTCAAACCCAGTTCAACCACTTATGTGGATGGGCCTATACCTACTACTTAACGTTGTCATCGTTATGAAGGGTATTTCTGGCGGTATTGAGAAAGCGGGTAAGATTCTGATGCCACTTCTTTTCATCATCCTTATCGTGGTATCAATCAAAGGCATCATGCTTCCGGGCGCGATGGTGGTCTTGAATTCTTATTCAGCCCTGACTTCTCTAAAGTAGACAGCGGTGTAATCCTAGCTGCACTAGGTCAAGCATTCTTCTCACTAAGTCTTGGTATGGGTTGTATGCTGACATACGGTTCTTACCTTAAGAAGAAAGAGAACCTAGTTCAAACTACTGCAATGGTTACTGCGATGGATACAGGCGTAGCTATCCTAGCTGGTGTTGCAATGTTCCCTGCAATGTTCGCATTCGGTATGGAACCAGCAGCTGGTCCTGGTCTAGTATTCGTT of the Vibrio lentus genome contains:
- the cls gene encoding cardiolipin synthase, with translation MEKLYHFLTLASVALYWILVAGVTFRVVLKRRSVSVSLAWLMVIYIIPIVGVACYFLFGELNLGKKRAERAHRMFTPFGDWFRQLNDCQLHLPGKVGSPIHKIDELCNNRMGIPALSGNTLSLQSSPNEILHAIIEDIENAQTSIKMVFYIWHPGGLTDSVASALIRAAKRGVDVKVLLDSAGSPRFFKSHWHSMMKDAGVHVVQALEVSPWRIFLRRLDLRQHRKIIVIDETIAYTGSMNMVDPAHFKQSSGVGQWIDVMVRVTGPTVNVLSAIHGWDWEVETGVRILPDLPECAVEEIKTHHPVQVVPSGPGMPEYLILQVLTIAINQANHSVRITTPYFVPSADLLETLKMTAQRGVNVELIIPHNNDSLMVKWASRAFYTELLEAGVKIYEFYGGLLHTKSVVIDEEFCLIGTVNIDMRSLWLNFEVTLAVDDVHFTQQLSELQQSYIDSSHPVELEEWEKRNLRNRFFERLFYLFNPLL